The following proteins come from a genomic window of Hymenobacter canadensis:
- a CDS encoding DUF5958 family protein, giving the protein MQSTPDNVLNRLAQLQLPWEWAWAWFAALPAVEQQARLAELADYIQQAHPTPALVQQALAEAPVKPTATPLVLLRVHGLPEALRRIQQLPPPEYPNAFRALLSLFSSADAHRRRTECQHGCTHDWHNLPPLP; this is encoded by the coding sequence ATGCAATCCACACCCGATAACGTCCTCAACCGACTGGCCCAGCTGCAGCTGCCGTGGGAATGGGCCTGGGCGTGGTTTGCCGCGTTGCCCGCGGTGGAGCAGCAGGCCCGGCTGGCGGAGCTGGCGGACTACATCCAACAGGCGCACCCCACCCCAGCGCTGGTGCAGCAGGCCCTGGCGGAAGCCCCCGTGAAGCCCACCGCCACCCCGCTGGTGCTGCTGCGGGTTCACGGCCTGCCGGAGGCACTGCGCCGCATCCAGCAACTGCCCCCACCTGAGTATCCGAATGCCTTCCGGGCGTTGCTGAGCCTGTTCAGCAGCGCCGACGCGCACCGCCGCCGCACAGAATGCCAGCACGGCTGCACGCACGACTGGCATAACCTGCCACCGCTGCCCTGA
- a CDS encoding aspartate kinase, translated as MKVLKFGGTSVGSAQRMREVAELIHAPQERRIVVLSAMSGTTNTLVGIAELLRTEDVAAATARIEIMRQDYLMVARELLPDAALAAAASKDLDTVFHTLFDLTRQPLSASGERVILAQGELLSTCLFHHYLTGVLHRDAVLLPALEFMRLDHNDEPDADYIREHLQTQLAQHEGRPLFVTQGYICRNAHGKTDNLKRGGSDYSASLIGAAADATEIQIWTDIDGLHNNDPRVVEGTYPIRELSFDEAAELAYFGAKILHPSSILPAAKHGIPVRLLNTMQPEAPGTLISSQTGSEPIKAVAAKDGLVAINIKSSRMLLAHGFLRSVFEVFERHRTSIDMITTSEVAVSLTIDDATHLPQILEELRGFGTVTVDRDQTIICLVGNLIQETNGAARLVFDSLADVPLRMISYGGSPNNISLLVHSSDKVRTLKALNAGLFQRASPPSPLSQREGGLALNK; from the coding sequence ATGAAAGTTCTCAAGTTTGGCGGTACGTCCGTCGGGTCGGCGCAGCGGATGCGCGAGGTAGCCGAGCTGATTCATGCGCCCCAGGAGCGGCGCATCGTGGTGCTGTCGGCCATGAGCGGCACCACCAACACGCTGGTAGGCATCGCTGAGCTGCTGCGCACCGAGGACGTGGCCGCCGCCACGGCCCGCATCGAAATCATGCGCCAGGACTACCTGATGGTGGCCCGCGAGCTGCTGCCCGATGCCGCCCTGGCCGCCGCCGCCAGCAAAGACTTGGACACCGTATTCCACACCCTGTTCGACCTCACGCGGCAGCCGCTGTCGGCCTCGGGCGAGCGGGTGATTCTGGCCCAGGGCGAGCTGTTGAGCACCTGCCTGTTCCACCACTACCTGACCGGCGTGCTCCACCGCGACGCCGTGCTGCTGCCGGCGCTGGAGTTCATGCGCCTCGACCACAACGACGAGCCCGACGCCGACTACATCCGGGAGCACCTGCAAACCCAGCTGGCGCAGCACGAAGGCCGGCCGCTGTTCGTCACGCAGGGCTACATCTGCCGCAACGCGCACGGCAAAACCGACAACCTCAAGCGCGGCGGCTCCGACTACTCGGCCTCGCTGATCGGGGCCGCCGCCGACGCCACCGAAATTCAGATCTGGACCGACATCGACGGGCTGCACAACAACGACCCGCGGGTGGTGGAAGGCACCTATCCGATCCGCGAGCTGTCGTTTGACGAGGCAGCCGAGCTGGCCTACTTCGGGGCCAAGATTCTGCATCCCAGCTCCATTCTGCCGGCCGCCAAGCACGGCATTCCGGTGCGCCTGCTGAACACCATGCAGCCCGAGGCCCCCGGCACGCTCATTTCCAGCCAGACCGGCTCCGAGCCCATCAAGGCTGTAGCGGCCAAAGACGGGCTGGTGGCCATCAACATCAAGTCGAGCCGGATGCTGCTGGCGCACGGCTTCCTGCGCAGCGTGTTCGAGGTCTTCGAGCGGCACCGCACGTCCATCGACATGATTACGACTTCGGAAGTGGCCGTGTCGCTCACCATCGACGACGCCACGCACCTGCCCCAGATTCTGGAGGAGCTGCGCGGTTTCGGCACCGTGACGGTGGACCGCGACCAGACCATCATCTGCCTCGTGGGCAACCTGATTCAGGAAACCAACGGCGCCGCCCGCCTCGTATTCGACTCGCTGGCCGACGTGCCGCTGCGCATGATTTCGTACGGCGGCTCGCCCAACAACATCAGCCTGCTGGTGCATTCCTCCGACAAAGTACGGACGTTGAAAGCCCTGAATGCCGGCCTGTTTCAGCGGGCCTCACCCCCTAGCCCCCTCTCCCAAAGAGAGGGGGGACTAGCTCTAAACAAGTAA
- a CDS encoding PAS domain S-box protein, with protein MSVLLPPFSSSSPKKAASRVLRQQRLRATVQQQQQEIQQLQARLAAGPVAPLPALQDLAEGVPGALCEWYQRPDGTCQTVYMSPVLHRLFGVACNDVRDLIGFVHPKDRLQVLHSLETAMRQQTSWQFEGRALIAGQPMRWWRGTAEVSEAGPLGVRFRAILQDVTSLVESQMALQESEKRWQAARDGIGNDTWEYNCQTQQHVLSAKYRTLLGYNEKPLELDQSAASWLCFDNVLPEHQIEAHRAAMAYLNGEAAVYSATYRVLDAHGESRWILSRGMITQRDAQGNPLLVTGTHTDVTEITKAKLELEASSLRLSSTIASIQRAVLLEDENERVILVNESFCEMFALPYTPEQLVGSDCRWLVQQIGGQFLDQQDFIGASRSTRQYLASDSMVVRLKDGRTLDRQATPIYANGNYIGFLWKYEDITKRNNDDALLRRREEKYRSILENLNLGLLEIDLDGKVLFANESYCQISGYSKEETLNRRLDHLLVNEAAQRLVQENRPAHTAGLTDTYELPIKTKQGELKWLLVGRSPLFDRDKQMIGSIGVHLDITHQKQMETKLREAKKHAEESTRAKEMFLANMSHEIRTPMNAILGMSQLLNKTSLSGQQHNYLHAISTSAENLLVIINDILDLSKIDAGKMAIERIGFSLRRVCEQVEKTLRYKAEDKGLSFLLEVSPDVPDVLIGDPYRITQVLLNLAGNSIKFTEKGHVVVSCELAGTVEHATIVDFCVRDTGIGIDPAYLQRLFENFSQEDSSVSRKFGGTGLGLSISRSLVHLMGGEIQIQSEKYQGTVSNFTLVLPTGSVSDLPRKELTLGSMFIREGMRGKRVLLVEDNEYNRLLAKSFLRQAHIEVIEAENGAIAVDLARRQAFDLVLMDVQMPIMNGYEATARLRKELGLTIPIIALTANAIRGDNQACLTAGMDDYLSKPFHEDELLKMVHEWLLSPPNTEAANCLYRTDLLRQAAHDDANFVTFMLRTFVSSSTDVLHTLHTGLAAQDLPALRGAAHKIKPSLRHLQIKQVLALMEQLENWDGPFDQPALEALVGKTDKLLRQVTAQITANMEA; from the coding sequence ATGAGTGTACTCCTACCCCCGTTTTCTTCATCATCGCCGAAAAAAGCCGCGTCGCGCGTGCTGCGGCAGCAGCGGCTGCGCGCCACGGTGCAGCAGCAGCAGCAGGAAATTCAGCAGCTGCAGGCCCGGCTGGCCGCGGGCCCCGTGGCGCCGCTGCCGGCCCTGCAGGACCTGGCCGAAGGCGTGCCCGGTGCCCTCTGCGAATGGTATCAGCGCCCCGACGGCACCTGCCAGACCGTATACATGAGCCCGGTGCTGCACCGGCTGTTTGGCGTGGCCTGCAACGATGTTCGGGACCTGATCGGCTTTGTGCACCCGAAAGACCGCCTGCAGGTGCTGCATTCCCTGGAAACTGCCATGCGGCAGCAGACCAGCTGGCAGTTTGAGGGACGGGCGCTGATAGCCGGCCAACCCATGCGCTGGTGGCGCGGCACGGCCGAAGTATCCGAGGCGGGCCCGCTGGGCGTACGTTTTCGGGCCATTCTGCAGGACGTAACCAGCCTGGTGGAAAGCCAGATGGCGCTGCAGGAAAGCGAAAAGCGCTGGCAGGCCGCTCGGGATGGCATCGGCAATGACACCTGGGAATACAACTGCCAGACGCAGCAGCACGTGCTGTCGGCGAAGTACCGGACGCTGCTGGGCTACAACGAGAAGCCACTGGAGCTCGACCAATCCGCCGCGTCCTGGCTTTGCTTCGATAATGTTCTGCCCGAGCACCAGATAGAAGCCCACAGGGCAGCTATGGCTTACCTCAACGGCGAAGCGGCTGTTTACTCGGCCACGTACCGGGTGCTCGATGCCCACGGCGAATCCCGCTGGATTCTGTCGCGCGGCATGATCACGCAGCGCGATGCGCAGGGCAACCCGCTGCTGGTGACGGGCACTCACACCGACGTCACGGAAATCACGAAGGCCAAGCTGGAGCTGGAGGCCTCCTCGTTGCGGCTCAGCAGCACCATTGCCAGCATTCAGCGGGCCGTGCTGCTGGAAGACGAAAACGAGCGGGTGATTCTGGTGAATGAGTCCTTCTGCGAGATGTTTGCCCTGCCCTACACGCCCGAGCAGCTGGTAGGCTCCGACTGCCGCTGGCTGGTGCAGCAGATCGGGGGCCAGTTTCTGGACCAGCAGGACTTTATCGGGGCCAGCCGGAGCACCCGCCAGTACCTGGCTTCCGACAGCATGGTGGTCAGGCTGAAAGATGGGCGCACCCTCGACCGGCAGGCGACGCCCATCTACGCCAACGGCAACTACATCGGCTTTCTGTGGAAATACGAGGACATCACGAAGCGCAACAACGATGATGCGCTACTGCGGCGGCGCGAGGAAAAGTACCGCAGCATTCTGGAAAACCTCAACCTGGGCCTGCTGGAAATCGACCTGGACGGCAAGGTGCTGTTTGCCAACGAGAGCTACTGCCAGATCAGCGGCTACTCCAAGGAGGAAACTCTGAACCGCCGCCTCGACCACCTGCTGGTGAACGAGGCCGCCCAGCGCCTGGTGCAGGAAAACCGCCCCGCCCACACGGCCGGCCTCACCGACACCTACGAGCTGCCCATCAAAACCAAGCAGGGCGAGCTGAAATGGCTGCTGGTGGGCCGCTCACCGCTTTTCGACCGAGACAAGCAGATGATCGGCTCGATTGGCGTGCACCTGGACATCACCCACCAGAAGCAGATGGAAACCAAGCTCCGCGAGGCCAAGAAACACGCCGAGGAATCGACGCGGGCCAAGGAGATGTTCCTGGCCAACATGAGCCACGAAATCCGCACGCCCATGAACGCCATTCTGGGCATGAGCCAGCTGCTCAACAAAACGTCGCTCTCGGGCCAGCAGCACAACTACCTGCACGCCATTTCCACCTCGGCCGAAAACCTGCTGGTCATCATCAACGACATTCTGGACCTATCAAAAATTGATGCGGGCAAGATGGCCATCGAGCGGATCGGCTTCAGCCTGCGCCGCGTGTGCGAGCAGGTGGAGAAAACGCTGCGCTACAAGGCCGAAGACAAAGGCCTGAGCTTTCTGCTGGAGGTCAGCCCCGACGTGCCGGACGTGCTCATCGGCGACCCGTACCGCATCACGCAGGTGCTGCTGAACCTGGCCGGCAACTCCATCAAGTTCACCGAGAAGGGCCACGTAGTGGTGTCGTGCGAGCTGGCGGGCACCGTCGAACATGCTACCATCGTTGATTTCTGCGTGCGCGATACCGGCATCGGCATCGACCCGGCCTACCTGCAGCGGCTGTTTGAGAATTTCAGCCAGGAAGACTCGTCGGTGTCGCGCAAGTTTGGCGGCACGGGCCTGGGCCTGAGCATTTCGCGCAGCCTGGTGCACCTGATGGGTGGCGAAATTCAGATTCAGAGCGAAAAATACCAGGGCACGGTCAGCAATTTCACGCTGGTGCTGCCCACGGGTTCCGTCTCCGACCTGCCCCGCAAGGAACTTACCCTGGGCTCGATGTTCATCCGGGAAGGCATGCGCGGCAAGCGAGTGCTGCTGGTGGAAGACAACGAGTACAACCGCCTGCTGGCCAAGTCGTTTCTACGTCAGGCCCACATCGAAGTCATCGAAGCCGAAAACGGCGCTATTGCCGTGGACCTGGCCCGCCGGCAAGCCTTCGATCTGGTGCTGATGGATGTGCAGATGCCCATCATGAACGGCTACGAGGCCACGGCGCGGCTGCGCAAGGAGCTGGGCCTGACCATTCCCATCATTGCCCTCACGGCCAACGCCATCCGCGGCGACAACCAAGCCTGCCTGACCGCGGGCATGGACGACTACCTGTCGAAGCCGTTTCATGAGGATGAGCTGCTGAAAATGGTGCACGAGTGGCTGCTCTCGCCGCCCAATACGGAGGCCGCCAACTGCCTCTACCGCACCGACCTGCTGCGGCAGGCCGCCCACGACGACGCGAACTTTGTGACGTTCATGCTGCGCACCTTCGTGAGCAGCAGCACCGATGTGCTGCACACGCTGCACACCGGCCTGGCCGCCCAGGACCTGCCGGCGCTACGTGGGGCAGCGCACAAAATAAAGCCCAGCCTGCGGCACCTGCAGATCAAGCAGGTGCTGGCCCTGATGGAGCAGCTCGAAAACTGGGACGGCCCCTTCGACCAGCCCGCATTGGAAGCCCTGGTTGGCAAAACCGACAAGCTGCTGCGCCAGGTAACGGCCCAGATTACAGCCAATATGGAGGCTTGA
- the lysA gene encoding diaminopimelate decarboxylase, with translation MPFTLAPELHAQPTPFYHYDLGLLDATLTALQQAARPRNFQVHYALKANVNLPVLARIKAHGLGADCVSGGEVQRALEAGFAPEHVVFAGVGKSDAEIRLALAADIWCFNAESAEELAVLNELAGAQDRTARVALRVNPNVDAHTHAYITTGLEANKFGISLADLPAVVAQFGSWPHLELVGLHAHIGSQITDLTVFAELSQRLNELQTWLESQGHQLPHLNVGGGLGINYEQPDGQLIPDFEGYFSMFDRHLVRRPGQQVHVELGRAVVAQCGTLLSRVLYVKQSQSTRFAILDAGMTELMRPALYGSYHHIQNLSSTAPELLYDVVGPICESSDTFRKAVALPETRRGDLVAIRSAGAYGEVMSSGYNLREKVAAVYVGG, from the coding sequence ATGCCTTTTACCCTTGCCCCCGAGCTGCACGCGCAGCCCACTCCCTTCTACCACTACGACTTGGGTTTGCTGGATGCCACGCTCACAGCGCTGCAGCAGGCGGCCCGGCCGCGCAATTTTCAGGTGCACTACGCCCTCAAGGCCAACGTCAACCTGCCCGTGCTGGCCCGCATCAAAGCCCACGGTCTGGGTGCTGACTGCGTGAGCGGCGGCGAAGTGCAGCGGGCCCTGGAGGCCGGTTTCGCGCCGGAGCACGTGGTGTTTGCGGGCGTGGGCAAGTCCGACGCCGAAATCCGGCTGGCGCTGGCGGCAGATATCTGGTGCTTCAATGCCGAGTCGGCGGAGGAGCTGGCGGTGCTGAACGAGCTGGCCGGCGCGCAGGACCGCACGGCGCGGGTGGCCCTGCGTGTGAACCCCAACGTGGACGCCCACACCCACGCCTACATCACCACTGGCCTGGAGGCCAACAAGTTCGGCATCAGCCTCGCTGATTTGCCGGCTGTGGTGGCGCAGTTCGGCAGCTGGCCGCACCTGGAGCTGGTGGGTCTGCACGCCCACATCGGCTCCCAGATTACCGATTTGACCGTTTTTGCCGAGCTCAGCCAGCGCCTCAACGAGCTGCAGACCTGGCTGGAAAGCCAGGGCCACCAGCTGCCGCACCTCAACGTGGGCGGCGGCCTCGGCATCAACTACGAGCAGCCCGACGGCCAGTTGATTCCGGATTTCGAGGGCTACTTTTCGATGTTTGACCGGCACTTGGTGCGCCGCCCGGGCCAGCAGGTGCACGTGGAGCTGGGCCGCGCCGTGGTGGCGCAGTGCGGCACGCTGCTGAGCCGGGTGCTCTACGTGAAGCAAAGCCAGTCCACGCGCTTCGCCATTCTGGATGCCGGCATGACCGAGCTGATGCGCCCGGCGCTCTACGGCAGCTACCACCACATCCAGAACCTGAGCAGCACCGCCCCCGAGCTGCTCTACGATGTGGTGGGCCCCATCTGCGAGTCGTCGGACACGTTCCGCAAAGCCGTGGCGCTGCCCGAAACCCGGCGCGGCGACCTGGTAGCCATCCGCTCGGCCGGGGCCTATGGTGAGGTGATGTCGTCGGGCTATAACCTGCGCGAGAAGGTGGCGGCGGTGTACGTGGGCGGGTAG
- a CDS encoding SDR family oxidoreductase, which translates to MNILLTGANGYIGQRLLPLLVAAGHHVVCLVRDPRRFELPDSLSASVTVAEGDLLKPETLAQLPLEIDAAYYLVHSMSGHDKDFFRLEQQSALNFRDYLDRTTARQVIYLSGIANDRALSVHLRSRKGVEKILGKGRVPLTVLRASIIIGSGSASFEIIRDLVEKLPVMITPRWLNSRCQPIGIRDVMHYLTEVLDNDACRGRSFDIGGPDVLTYRQMLLELAAARGYRRYIVTVPVLTPRLSSWWLFLVTRTTFSLAQSLVESLRNDTVANPKRSIAAVVPHTCMSYRQAVDLAFQRIEQNEVVSSWSDALSSGVMPRNYMDHIRIPQYGLLQDRQTLRFTRDPQQVLQNVWSIGGERGWYKVDWLWRIRGLMDKVVGGVGLRRGRRSPTDLRAGDPLDFWRVLVADRAQGRLLLYAEMKLPGEAWLQFRLLPNDDGSHTLEQLAAFRPRGLAGRLYWYSLVPFHFIIFKGMIENIVHYGDSVPLPQPAVPAKQHA; encoded by the coding sequence ATGAACATTCTGCTTACCGGAGCTAACGGCTACATTGGCCAGCGTTTGCTGCCGCTGCTGGTAGCGGCCGGCCACCACGTAGTGTGCCTCGTGCGCGACCCGCGCCGCTTCGAGCTGCCGGACAGCCTGAGCGCCAGCGTGACGGTGGCCGAAGGCGACCTGCTCAAGCCCGAAACCCTGGCCCAGCTGCCGCTGGAAATCGACGCGGCATACTACCTCGTGCACTCGATGAGCGGGCACGACAAGGACTTTTTCCGGCTGGAGCAGCAGTCGGCGCTCAACTTCCGCGACTACCTCGACCGCACCACCGCTCGCCAGGTGATTTATTTATCGGGCATCGCCAACGACAGGGCGCTGAGCGTGCACCTTCGCTCGCGCAAGGGCGTGGAAAAGATTCTGGGCAAAGGCCGCGTGCCGCTCACGGTGCTGCGGGCCAGCATCATTATCGGCTCGGGGTCGGCGTCGTTTGAGATTATCCGGGACCTAGTGGAGAAGCTGCCTGTGATGATTACGCCGCGCTGGCTGAACTCGCGCTGCCAGCCCATCGGCATCCGCGACGTGATGCACTACCTCACCGAAGTGCTCGACAACGACGCCTGCCGCGGCCGCTCCTTCGATATCGGCGGGCCCGACGTACTAACCTACCGGCAGATGCTGCTGGAGCTGGCCGCCGCCCGCGGCTACCGGCGCTACATCGTTACGGTGCCGGTGCTCACGCCGCGGCTGTCGTCGTGGTGGCTGTTTCTGGTCACGCGCACCACGTTTTCCTTGGCCCAGAGCCTAGTGGAAAGTCTGCGCAACGATACCGTGGCCAACCCCAAGCGCAGCATTGCGGCCGTGGTGCCGCACACCTGCATGAGCTACCGGCAGGCCGTGGACCTGGCCTTCCAGCGCATCGAGCAGAACGAAGTGGTAAGCAGCTGGAGCGACGCGCTGAGCAGCGGCGTAATGCCCCGCAACTACATGGACCACATCCGGATTCCGCAGTACGGCCTGCTGCAGGACCGCCAGACGCTGCGCTTCACCCGCGACCCGCAGCAGGTGCTGCAGAACGTGTGGAGCATCGGCGGCGAGCGGGGCTGGTACAAAGTGGACTGGCTCTGGCGCATCCGGGGCCTCATGGACAAGGTGGTGGGCGGCGTGGGTTTGCGCCGCGGCCGCCGCTCCCCCACCGACCTGCGCGCCGGCGACCCGCTCGACTTCTGGCGCGTGCTCGTGGCCGACCGGGCCCAAGGCCGGCTGCTGCTTTACGCCGAAATGAAGCTCCCCGGCGAGGCGTGGCTGCAGTTCCGCCTTCTACCCAATGACGACGGCTCGCACACCCTGGAGCAGCTGGCCGCCTTCCGCCCGCGCGGCCTGGCCGGGCGACTGTACTGGTACTCGCTGGTACCGTTTCACTTTATCATCTTTAAGGGCATGATTGAGAACATCGTGCATTACGGCGACTCAGTGCCGCTGCCACAGCCAGCTGTGCCGGCCAAGCAGCACGCGTAA
- a CDS encoding slipin family protein, translating into MLTLYIFLALGLVLLFMGLCIAQEYERAIVFRLGRYVGQRGPGLYWIIPFIERRQTIDIRTKTVDLEQQETITKDSVTIKVNAVLWFKVVDPANAIIKVANFNQAVYQLAVTALRNIIGQHQLDEVLRGRQQINASLLQLVDAATEPWGVKIELVEIKDVEIPESMQRAMAREAEAIREKRARIIKAEAELEASVKLTQGAREMENSPMALELRRMQMLSEIGIDNNTTTVVLIPSEFTNLARGFTQGQSATTVS; encoded by the coding sequence ATGCTTACGCTGTATATTTTTCTTGCCTTGGGGCTGGTGTTGCTCTTCATGGGCCTGTGCATTGCGCAGGAATACGAGCGGGCTATTGTGTTTCGGCTGGGCCGGTATGTGGGGCAGCGCGGGCCGGGGCTGTACTGGATTATCCCGTTCATTGAGCGCCGGCAAACCATCGACATCCGCACCAAAACCGTGGATCTGGAGCAACAGGAAACCATCACCAAAGACAGCGTAACTATTAAGGTAAACGCCGTGCTCTGGTTTAAGGTAGTGGATCCGGCCAACGCCATCATCAAGGTGGCCAACTTCAACCAAGCAGTGTACCAGCTGGCCGTTACGGCGCTGCGCAACATCATCGGGCAGCACCAGCTCGACGAGGTCCTGCGCGGCCGCCAGCAGATCAACGCCTCCCTGCTGCAGCTGGTAGACGCCGCCACCGAGCCCTGGGGCGTGAAGATTGAGCTGGTGGAAATCAAGGACGTGGAGATTCCCGAATCCATGCAGCGCGCCATGGCCCGCGAGGCCGAAGCCATCCGCGAGAAGCGGGCCCGCATCATCAAGGCCGAAGCCGAGCTGGAAGCCAGCGTGAAGCTCACCCAGGGTGCCCGCGAGATGGAAAACAGCCCCATGGCCCTGGAGCTGCGCCGCATGCAGATGCTCTCGGAAATCGGCATCGACAACAACACGACCACCGTGGTGCTCATCCCGTCGGAGTTTACCAATCTGGCCCGGGGCTTCACGCAAGGGCAGTCGGCTACCACGGTTTCGTAA
- a CDS encoding M20/M25/M40 family metallo-hydrolase, translating to MRFLTPFLLSLGFTATALAQTKPTTTPNPLIRQMVEEISEKNLRDDIDKLVSFGTRHTLSDTKSKKRGIGASRNWVEGEFRKYAKASGNRLKVEQDTFTIKPDGRRINRPVLMANVMATLPGTDPTDKRVFIVSGHIDSRVTDVMNATADAPGANDDGSGTVAVMELARVMSKQQFPATIIFVAVQGEEQGLYGSTYLAKRAKKEGWNLVAMLNNDIMGNSTGHDPEIKNTTQLRVFSEGVPATETPDEAKVRRTLSSENDSPSRQLARYSREATKQYVPGHEVVLEYRPDRFLRGGDHTPFNQQGFTAVRFSEVNEDFRHQHQDLRTENGEEYGDHAKFMDFAYLRKNTGVNLATLASLALAPAAPENVGVLTANLTNRTELKWEAPKAGEKPAGYYVLMRETSAPEWQQKFFVTDTKADLPHSKDNFIFGVVSVDAEGHESLPVLPKPVR from the coding sequence ATGCGCTTCCTCACTCCTTTTCTGCTTTCGCTGGGCTTCACGGCCACTGCCCTCGCCCAGACCAAACCCACCACCACGCCCAACCCGCTGATCCGGCAGATGGTGGAGGAAATTTCCGAAAAGAACCTGCGCGACGACATCGACAAGCTTGTGAGCTTCGGCACGCGCCACACGCTGTCGGATACCAAAAGCAAAAAGCGCGGCATCGGGGCCTCCCGCAACTGGGTGGAAGGCGAGTTCCGCAAGTACGCCAAAGCCAGCGGCAACCGCCTGAAAGTCGAGCAGGACACGTTCACCATCAAGCCCGACGGCCGCCGCATTAACCGGCCCGTGCTGATGGCCAACGTCATGGCCACGCTGCCCGGCACCGACCCCACCGACAAGCGCGTCTTCATCGTGAGCGGCCACATCGACTCGCGGGTGACGGACGTGATGAACGCCACCGCCGACGCGCCCGGCGCCAACGACGACGGCTCGGGTACGGTAGCCGTGATGGAGCTGGCCCGCGTGATGAGCAAGCAGCAGTTCCCGGCCACCATCATCTTCGTGGCGGTGCAGGGCGAGGAACAGGGCCTCTACGGCTCCACGTACCTGGCCAAGCGCGCCAAGAAAGAAGGCTGGAACCTGGTGGCGATGCTCAACAACGACATCATGGGCAACTCCACCGGCCACGACCCCGAAATCAAGAACACCACCCAGCTGCGCGTATTCAGTGAAGGCGTGCCCGCCACCGAAACGCCCGACGAAGCCAAGGTGCGCCGCACGCTTTCTTCTGAAAACGACTCGCCCAGCCGGCAGCTGGCCCGCTACAGCCGCGAGGCCACCAAACAGTACGTGCCCGGCCACGAGGTAGTGCTGGAGTACCGCCCCGACCGGTTCCTGCGCGGCGGCGACCATACGCCCTTCAACCAGCAGGGCTTCACGGCGGTGCGCTTCTCGGAGGTAAACGAGGACTTCCGCCACCAGCACCAGGACCTGCGCACTGAAAACGGCGAGGAATACGGCGACCACGCCAAGTTCATGGACTTCGCCTACCTGCGCAAAAACACCGGCGTGAACCTGGCGACGCTGGCCTCGCTGGCTTTGGCCCCCGCCGCCCCCGAGAACGTGGGAGTGCTCACGGCCAACCTCACCAACCGCACCGAGCTGAAGTGGGAAGCCCCGAAAGCCGGCGAGAAGCCGGCCGGCTACTACGTGCTCATGCGCGAAACCAGCGCCCCCGAGTGGCAGCAGAAGTTCTTCGTGACCGACACCAAAGCCGACCTACCCCACAGCAAGGACAACTTCATCTTCGGGGTGGTTAGCGTGGACGCCGAGGGCCACGAGAGCCTGCCGGTGCTGCCGAAACCGGTGCGGTAG